One Micromonospora craniellae genomic region harbors:
- a CDS encoding DUF4240 domain-containing protein, which translates to MRTDEFWQLIDRARAGGGEPDAIAARVVALLAARDPEEIVGYAHHQRRVLAAFYRVDLWGAAYTINYGASDDGFEYFRGWLMTRGREVFARAVADPDSLAELPEVRAASLSGEEFECEDMLAVPWEAYRKATASDMPVLREAARTPDLNDFWDFDNSDEARRRLPRLAALFVEPPPE; encoded by the coding sequence ATGAGGACCGACGAGTTCTGGCAGTTGATCGACCGGGCCCGCGCCGGTGGCGGAGAGCCGGACGCCATCGCCGCCCGCGTCGTCGCGCTGCTCGCCGCCCGCGACCCGGAGGAGATCGTCGGGTACGCCCACCACCAGCGGCGGGTGCTCGCCGCCTTCTATCGGGTCGACCTGTGGGGCGCCGCGTACACGATCAACTACGGTGCCTCGGACGACGGCTTCGAGTACTTTCGGGGTTGGCTGATGACGCGGGGCCGAGAGGTCTTCGCCCGCGCGGTCGCCGACCCGGACTCGCTGGCCGAGTTGCCGGAGGTCCGGGCAGCCTCGCTCAGCGGCGAGGAGTTCGAGTGCGAGGACATGCTCGCTGTGCCGTGGGAGGCGTACCGCAAGGCGACCGCCTCCGATATGCCGGTGTTGCGTGAGGCGGCGCGGACGCCGGACCTGAACGACTTCTGGGACTTCGACAACTCCGACGAGGCCCGGCGGCGGCTGCCCCGGCTGGCCGCCCTCTTCGTGGAACCGCCGCCGGAGTGA
- the lepA gene encoding translation elongation factor 4: protein MPPTLDPGANAPGATDPARIRNFCIIAHIDHGKSTLADRMLQLTGVVDPRQMRAQYLDRMDIERERGITIKSQAVRMPWTIREGGRAGEQAVLNMIDTPGHVDFTYEVSRSLAACEGAVLLVDAAQGIEAQTLANLYLALENDLHIIPVLNKIDLPAAQPEKYAEELAHLIGGDPADCIKVSGKTGEGVPHLLDEIVRQFVPPVGDAEAPARAMIFDSVYDVYRGVVTYVRVVDGRISARDRIKMMSTGAVHELLEIGVISPEMVKSDALGVGEVGYLITGVKDVRQSRVGDTVTINGRPAAEALGGYKDPKPMVYSGLYPIDGSDYPALRDALDKLKLNDAALTYEPETSGALGFGFRCGFLGLLHLEIIGERLEREFNLDLISTAPNVVYRAIQEDGAEIIVTNPSEYPTGKIAEVYEPTVRASVLTPNDYVGAVMELCQGRRGNLLGMEYLSADRVELRYTLPLAEIIFDFFDQLKSRTKGYASLDYEPTDEQASDLVKVDILLHGEPVDAFSAIVHKDKAYAYGTTIAAKLRNLIPRQQFEVPIQAAIGSRVIARETIRAIRKDVLAKCYGGDISRKRKLLEKQKEGKKRMKMVGRVEVPQEAFIAALSSDSGDGKSAGKK, encoded by the coding sequence GTGCCACCGACGCTCGATCCCGGCGCGAACGCTCCTGGTGCCACCGACCCGGCGCGGATCAGGAACTTCTGCATCATCGCCCACATCGACCACGGAAAGTCGACCCTGGCCGACCGGATGTTGCAGCTCACCGGTGTGGTCGACCCGCGGCAGATGCGCGCGCAGTACCTCGACCGGATGGACATCGAGCGCGAACGCGGCATCACCATCAAGAGCCAGGCCGTCCGCATGCCGTGGACGATCCGGGAGGGTGGGCGGGCCGGTGAGCAGGCCGTGCTCAACATGATCGACACGCCGGGCCACGTGGACTTCACCTACGAGGTGTCCCGGTCGCTGGCCGCCTGCGAGGGCGCCGTCCTGCTGGTCGACGCGGCCCAGGGCATCGAGGCGCAGACGCTGGCCAACCTCTACCTGGCGCTTGAGAACGACCTGCACATCATCCCGGTGCTCAACAAGATCGACCTGCCGGCCGCACAGCCGGAGAAGTACGCCGAGGAACTGGCGCACCTGATCGGTGGCGACCCGGCGGACTGCATCAAGGTCTCCGGCAAGACCGGCGAGGGCGTGCCGCACCTGCTCGACGAGATCGTCCGGCAGTTCGTCCCGCCGGTCGGTGACGCCGAGGCGCCGGCCCGCGCGATGATCTTCGACTCGGTGTACGACGTCTACCGGGGCGTGGTCACCTACGTCCGGGTGGTGGACGGGCGGATCAGCGCCCGGGACCGGATCAAGATGATGTCCACCGGTGCCGTCCACGAGCTGCTGGAGATCGGCGTCATCTCGCCGGAGATGGTGAAGTCCGACGCGCTCGGGGTCGGCGAGGTCGGCTACCTGATCACCGGGGTGAAGGACGTCCGTCAGTCCCGGGTCGGTGACACGGTCACCATCAACGGCCGTCCGGCCGCCGAGGCGCTCGGCGGCTACAAGGACCCGAAGCCGATGGTCTACTCGGGCCTGTACCCGATCGACGGGTCGGACTACCCGGCGCTGCGGGACGCGCTGGACAAGCTCAAGCTCAACGACGCCGCGCTCACCTACGAGCCGGAGACCTCCGGTGCGCTCGGCTTCGGGTTCCGCTGCGGTTTCCTCGGCCTGCTGCACCTGGAGATCATCGGGGAGCGGTTGGAGCGGGAGTTCAACCTGGACCTGATCTCGACCGCGCCGAACGTGGTCTACCGGGCCATCCAGGAGGACGGCGCGGAGATCATCGTCACCAACCCGAGCGAGTACCCGACGGGCAAGATCGCCGAGGTGTACGAGCCGACGGTGCGGGCCAGCGTGCTGACCCCGAACGACTACGTCGGGGCGGTGATGGAGCTCTGCCAGGGCCGCCGGGGCAACCTGCTCGGCATGGAGTACCTCTCCGCCGACCGGGTGGAGCTGCGCTACACGCTGCCGCTCGCCGAGATCATCTTCGACTTCTTCGACCAGCTCAAGAGCCGTACCAAGGGCTACGCCTCGTTGGATTACGAGCCCACCGACGAACAGGCGTCCGACCTGGTGAAGGTGGACATCCTGCTGCACGGCGAGCCGGTGGACGCGTTCAGTGCGATCGTGCACAAGGACAAGGCGTACGCGTACGGCACCACGATCGCCGCGAAGCTGCGCAACCTGATCCCGCGCCAGCAGTTCGAGGTGCCGATCCAGGCAGCGATCGGCAGCCGGGTGATCGCCCGGGAGACCATCCGGGCGATCCGCAAGGACGTGCTCGCCAAGTGCTACGGCGGTGACATCAGCCGCAAGCGCAAGCTGCTGGAGAAGCAGAAGGAAGGCAAGAAGCGGATGAAGATGGTGGGCCGGGTCGAGGTCCCCCAGGAGGCCTTCATCGCGGCGCTCTCCTCCGATTCCGGTGACGGGAAGTCGGCGGGCAAGAAGTAG
- a CDS encoding GlsB/YeaQ/YmgE family stress response membrane protein codes for MELTVWGIITALFVGLIIGALGRLVVPGRQDMPIWLHMVIGVGAALLGTVLARAVGIATVTAGIDWAELLVQVALAAVAVALVAGFGSRRRGVTHR; via the coding sequence ATGGAGCTCACCGTCTGGGGCATCATCACCGCGCTGTTCGTGGGTCTGATCATCGGCGCGCTGGGCCGCCTCGTGGTCCCGGGCCGGCAGGACATGCCGATCTGGCTACACATGGTCATCGGTGTCGGCGCGGCACTGCTGGGTACCGTTCTCGCCCGGGCCGTGGGCATCGCCACGGTGACCGCCGGAATCGACTGGGCGGAGCTCCTGGTGCAGGTCGCGCTGGCTGCGGTCGCGGTAGCGCTGGTCGCCGGGTTCGGCAGCCGTCGACGTGGCGTCACCCACCGGTAA
- a CDS encoding GlsB/YeaQ/YmgE family stress response membrane protein — protein MEFTVWGIITALIVGLIIGALGRLVVPGRQPMPIWLHMLIGVGAALLGTVIARASGFAETAGIDWRELMLQVLLAAVAVALVSGVGRSRRGVTHR, from the coding sequence ATGGAGTTCACCGTCTGGGGCATCATCACCGCGCTGATCGTCGGTCTGATCATCGGCGCGCTGGGCCGGCTGGTGGTGCCGGGCCGCCAGCCCATGCCGATCTGGCTGCACATGCTGATCGGTGTCGGCGCCGCTCTGCTCGGTACGGTCATCGCCCGCGCTTCGGGCTTCGCCGAGACCGCCGGCATCGACTGGCGGGAGCTCATGCTCCAGGTCCTGCTGGCCGCCGTCGCGGTGGCGCTGGTCTCCGGCGTGGGCCGCAGCCGCCGGGGAGTCACCCACCGGTAA
- a CDS encoding extracellular solute-binding protein, producing MPCWKSGLTSPQAQQAVKFWTDLVTVHKVAPPAAAGWNEIDARTQFATGKAAMAFAGSWQQGAIAKDNPEIEKVWGTFPNPSPDGRPAPAFAGGSDLAVWQDSQRQDLAWDYLTVLLNKKNAQEFADSLGFFPVYSDLVGGDRYANDKIMAAFASTMQNTKLTPLTPRWVEVSRTKTVTQAMNSSVMKGQKTVEQATADAAAEMESILNAK from the coding sequence GTGCCATGCTGGAAGTCCGGCCTCACCTCGCCGCAGGCGCAGCAGGCGGTGAAGTTCTGGACCGACCTGGTGACCGTGCACAAGGTCGCCCCGCCGGCAGCCGCCGGGTGGAACGAGATCGACGCGCGGACCCAGTTCGCCACGGGCAAGGCGGCGATGGCCTTCGCCGGGAGCTGGCAACAGGGCGCGATCGCCAAGGACAACCCGGAGATCGAGAAGGTCTGGGGCACCTTCCCCAACCCGAGCCCGGACGGCCGGCCCGCGCCCGCCTTCGCCGGTGGCTCCGACCTGGCGGTCTGGCAGGACAGCCAGCGGCAGGACCTGGCCTGGGACTACCTCACCGTCCTGCTGAACAAGAAGAACGCCCAGGAGTTCGCGGACAGTCTCGGCTTCTTCCCGGTCTACTCCGACCTGGTCGGAGGTGACCGGTACGCGAATGACAAGATCATGGCGGCGTTCGCGAGCACGATGCAGAACACCAAGCTCACGCCGCTCACCCCCAGGTGGGTCGAGGTCAGCCGGACCAAGACGGTGACCCAGGCGATGAACAGCTCGGTCATGAAGGGTCAGAAGACGGTCGAACAGGCCACCGCCGACGCGGCCGCGGAGATGGAAAGCATCCTCAACGCCAAGTGA
- a CDS encoding sugar ABC transporter permease, which translates to MRQRRRVHRLLYLLLLPCLVAIGVLLLWPLGQVVVMSFHRLDNVRQLRGDRDWPWVGLDNYAQILSDPFFWTVLRNTVLFAVANVARPVSGILVVLSTIW; encoded by the coding sequence GTGCGGCAGCGCCGCCGGGTGCACCGCCTGCTGTACCTGCTGTTGCTGCCCTGCCTGGTGGCCATCGGGGTGTTGCTGCTCTGGCCGCTCGGCCAGGTGGTGGTGATGTCCTTCCACCGGCTGGACAACGTCCGCCAGTTGCGCGGCGACCGGGACTGGCCCTGGGTCGGGCTGGACAACTACGCCCAGATCCTCAGCGACCCGTTCTTCTGGACCGTGCTGCGGAACACGGTCCTCTTCGCCGTGGCCAACGTGGCGCGGCCGGTCTCCGGAATCCTGGTGGTGCTCTCCACCATCTGGTGA
- a CDS encoding MOSC domain-containing protein: MTGKVISVNLAVVTEAAWAGDASGRSGIDKRLAAGRVTVRTDGVVGDFIGERAHHGGPDQAVYAYATEDAQWWAAVLGRAVPPGHLGENLTTTGVDVTGAVIGEQWVIGSALLQVTKPRSPCRTFAGFWGVPDLIKRFTVRATPGAYLRVLREGTVGADDPVEVVHRPAHGVTIGEVFRALTLEPALLPRLLDADDLPESTREKMRRRLRTPTG; the protein is encoded by the coding sequence ATGACGGGGAAAGTGATCTCGGTGAACCTCGCGGTGGTCACCGAGGCGGCCTGGGCCGGTGACGCCAGCGGACGCAGTGGCATCGACAAGAGACTGGCAGCCGGACGGGTGACGGTGCGGACCGACGGAGTGGTTGGTGACTTCATCGGCGAACGAGCCCACCACGGCGGCCCCGACCAGGCGGTGTACGCGTACGCCACGGAGGACGCGCAGTGGTGGGCGGCGGTACTGGGGCGGGCCGTGCCGCCAGGTCACCTCGGCGAGAACCTGACCACGACCGGCGTGGACGTGACCGGAGCGGTGATCGGAGAGCAGTGGGTGATCGGATCCGCGCTCCTGCAGGTGACCAAGCCGCGAAGTCCGTGCCGGACGTTCGCCGGGTTCTGGGGCGTACCGGATCTGATCAAGCGGTTCACCGTACGCGCGACGCCCGGGGCGTACCTGCGGGTGCTGCGGGAGGGGACGGTGGGTGCCGACGACCCGGTCGAGGTCGTCCACCGGCCCGCGCACGGGGTGACCATCGGTGAGGTGTTCCGGGCGCTGACTCTGGAGCCCGCCCTGCTGCCCCGGCTGCTGGACGCGGACGACCTGCCCGAGTCGACCCGCGAGAAGATGCGCCGACGGCTGCGCACACCCACCGGCTGA
- a CDS encoding phytanoyl-CoA dioxygenase family protein, whose product MAYDYGDRTGYEPISDVDRKEFHEQGFLLLRNVLTEDHRAALEAAVDRVYEEEKAKGKTTKDGTLHLLGFLERDELFGELLTHPIAFPYMWGLAGWNIYSHHNHLDVTPPALEPERPYWGWHQDGYRQNSDPETMDPNLPRPMFSLKVAYVLSDLSENGRGATKVIPGSHLWNSLPRPADTTVHNPDPEGTVEITANPGDAFIFDRRQWHSRSTNLSTITRKMLFVGYTYRWIRPLDELHIDSDGEWWNNRTPVQRQLCGEGTHTANYWGINWDGYIDDEIPLRKELKERGQLNRNIPWLR is encoded by the coding sequence GTGGCATACGACTACGGCGACCGGACCGGCTACGAACCGATCAGCGACGTCGATCGCAAGGAGTTCCACGAGCAGGGCTTTCTCCTGCTGCGCAACGTCCTGACCGAGGATCACCGGGCCGCTCTCGAGGCCGCGGTCGACCGGGTGTACGAGGAGGAGAAGGCCAAGGGCAAGACCACCAAGGACGGCACCCTGCACCTGCTGGGCTTCCTTGAGCGCGACGAGCTCTTCGGCGAGCTGCTGACCCATCCGATCGCCTTCCCGTACATGTGGGGCCTGGCCGGGTGGAACATCTACTCGCACCACAACCACCTCGACGTCACCCCGCCGGCGCTGGAGCCGGAGAGGCCGTACTGGGGGTGGCACCAGGACGGGTACCGGCAGAACTCCGACCCGGAGACGATGGACCCGAACCTGCCTCGGCCGATGTTCTCGCTGAAGGTCGCCTACGTGCTCTCCGACCTGTCGGAGAACGGTCGCGGCGCGACCAAGGTGATCCCGGGCAGCCACCTGTGGAACTCGCTGCCCCGCCCGGCGGACACCACGGTGCACAACCCGGACCCGGAGGGCACCGTCGAGATCACCGCCAATCCCGGTGACGCCTTCATCTTCGACCGTCGCCAGTGGCACTCCCGGTCGACGAACCTGTCGACCATCACCCGCAAGATGCTCTTCGTCGGCTACACCTACCGGTGGATCCGCCCGCTGGACGAGCTGCACATCGACTCCGACGGCGAGTGGTGGAACAACCGCACGCCGGTGCAGCGCCAGCTCTGCGGTGAGGGCACCCACACCGCGAACTACTGGGGCATCAACTGGGACGGCTACATCGACGACGAGATCCCGCTGCGCAAGGAGCTCAAGGAGCGCGGCCAGCTCAACCGCAACATCCCCTGGCTCCGCTGA
- a CDS encoding enoyl-CoA hydratase-related protein, producing MTSPDALVQVATARGVTTLTLDSPHNRNALSTPLMTELLAGLAAAVDDDTVRVIVLDHTGPVFCSGADLKETAAAYASGTVPAGMLGDVLAAVRECPKPVLARVAGPARAGGLGLIAAADLAVCAAEATFAFTEVRIGVIPAVISATVLPRLLPRAAAALYLTGDTFDGRRAAEIGLVTTAVPADELDGTVRRYLDSLVRGAPAALAGAKELLRRPVGTDLRAELAELSALSTGYFLSGDGMEGVTAFREKRPPRWVAELDR from the coding sequence ATGACCTCTCCCGACGCGCTCGTGCAGGTCGCCACGGCCCGCGGGGTGACCACCCTCACCCTGGACAGCCCACACAACCGCAACGCGCTCTCCACGCCGTTGATGACCGAACTGTTGGCCGGGCTGGCCGCCGCGGTCGACGACGACACGGTCCGGGTGATCGTGCTGGACCACACCGGCCCGGTCTTCTGTTCCGGGGCGGACCTGAAGGAGACGGCGGCGGCGTACGCCAGCGGGACGGTGCCCGCCGGGATGCTGGGTGACGTGCTCGCGGCGGTCCGGGAGTGCCCGAAGCCGGTGTTGGCGCGGGTGGCCGGTCCCGCGCGGGCCGGCGGCCTGGGCCTGATCGCCGCGGCCGACCTGGCGGTCTGCGCGGCGGAGGCCACGTTCGCCTTCACCGAGGTACGGATCGGGGTGATCCCGGCGGTGATCTCGGCGACGGTGCTGCCCCGGCTGCTTCCTCGGGCCGCCGCCGCGTTGTACCTGACCGGCGACACCTTCGACGGCCGGCGAGCGGCCGAGATCGGCCTGGTGACCACGGCGGTGCCCGCCGACGAGCTGGACGGCACGGTGCGGCGCTACCTCGACTCGCTGGTACGTGGCGCCCCGGCGGCGCTGGCCGGCGCGAAGGAGCTGCTGCGCCGCCCGGTCGGCACCGACCTGCGCGCCGAACTGGCGGAGCTGTCCGCGCTGTCCACCGGCTACTTCCTGTCCGGCGACGGCATGGAGGGCGTCACCGCGTTCCGCGAGAAGCGCCCGCCCCGTTGGGTCGCCGAACTCGACAGGTGA
- the hemW gene encoding radical SAM family heme chaperone HemW: protein MPGLLPAGEPVPTDGSLPASARARVGHRGFGVYVHVPFCASRCGYCDFNTYTAEELGGASREGYADTVLAELALAARVLGETPPGRVETVFVGGGTPTLLPADDLARILDAIDRTWGLDADAEVTTEANPESVDPVSLKELRAAGYTRISLGMQSATPGVLAVLDRKHRAGRAPAAALEARDAGFAHVNLDLIYGTPGERAEDFAESLAQVVAAGVDHVSAYALIVEAGTRLAARMRRGELPYPDDDVAAERYLAAEAALDAAGFSWYEVSNWARTPAARCRHNLLYWTGGDWWGLGPGAHSHIGGVRWWNVKHPREYAGRLAAGESPGLAREVLTGGEAHMEDVMLRLRLASGLPLDVLDDAGRAAAARAVGQGLLAASAHAAGHAVLTVRGRLLADAVVRDLLP from the coding sequence ATGCCCGGCCTCCTTCCAGCAGGCGAACCCGTACCCACCGACGGATCGCTGCCCGCGTCCGCCCGCGCCCGCGTCGGGCACCGGGGCTTCGGGGTGTACGTGCACGTGCCCTTCTGCGCCAGCCGCTGCGGCTACTGCGACTTCAACACGTACACCGCCGAGGAACTGGGCGGCGCGAGCCGGGAGGGGTACGCCGACACGGTGCTCGCCGAGCTGGCCCTCGCCGCGCGGGTGCTGGGCGAGACGCCGCCGGGCCGGGTGGAGACCGTCTTCGTCGGCGGCGGCACCCCCACCCTGCTGCCCGCCGACGATCTGGCCCGCATCCTCGACGCGATCGACCGCACCTGGGGGCTGGACGCCGACGCCGAGGTGACCACCGAGGCCAACCCGGAGTCGGTCGACCCGGTCTCGCTCAAGGAACTGCGGGCGGCCGGCTACACCCGGATCTCGCTCGGCATGCAGTCGGCCACGCCCGGGGTGCTCGCCGTGCTCGACCGCAAGCACCGGGCCGGTCGCGCACCGGCCGCCGCACTGGAGGCGCGCGACGCCGGGTTCGCGCACGTCAACCTGGACCTGATCTACGGGACGCCGGGGGAGCGGGCGGAGGACTTCGCCGAGTCGCTGGCCCAGGTGGTGGCGGCGGGCGTCGACCACGTCAGCGCGTACGCCCTGATCGTCGAGGCCGGCACCCGGTTGGCCGCGCGGATGCGTCGCGGCGAGCTGCCGTACCCGGACGACGACGTCGCCGCGGAGCGTTACCTGGCCGCCGAGGCTGCCCTCGACGCCGCCGGTTTCTCCTGGTACGAGGTGTCCAACTGGGCGCGGACGCCGGCCGCCCGGTGCCGGCACAACCTGCTCTACTGGACCGGCGGCGACTGGTGGGGCCTCGGCCCCGGCGCGCACAGTCACATCGGTGGTGTGCGCTGGTGGAACGTCAAGCACCCCCGCGAGTACGCCGGCCGGCTGGCCGCCGGTGAGTCTCCCGGGCTGGCCCGGGAGGTGCTCACCGGCGGCGAGGCACACATGGAGGACGTCATGCTGCGGCTACGGCTCGCGTCCGGGCTGCCGCTGGACGTCCTCGACGACGCCGGTCGCGCGGCCGCCGCGCGGGCGGTGGGGCAGGGCCTGCTCGCCGCGTCCGCCCACGCGGCCGGCCACGCCGTCCTGACGGTGCGTGGCCGGCTGCTTGCCGACGCCGTGGTGCGGGACCTGCTGCCCTGA
- a CDS encoding DUF4870 domain-containing protein, producing MTEPPRPPGSGDEPTTPLSGSSGQPGYPPPGGYPPPAGDQPPPPGGYGTPGDYPPPGGYPPPGGYPPPGGEPGVGYPTGGYGPPGGGYANNEDKTWTLIAHFGGPLGVFVGGGLLGWVAPLIAMMTRGQQSPVVRAHAVAALNFQITWAIAGLLSWVLTAITCGLLFFVPFLVWIVPVIFGIIAGVKANEGALYRYPMTYSFVKR from the coding sequence ATGACTGAACCACCTCGTCCTCCAGGGTCCGGCGACGAACCCACGACTCCACTGTCGGGCTCGTCGGGCCAGCCCGGCTATCCCCCGCCCGGGGGCTATCCGCCTCCCGCCGGCGACCAGCCCCCGCCGCCCGGCGGCTACGGCACTCCGGGTGACTACCCCCCGCCCGGTGGCTACCCGCCCCCCGGCGGCTATCCCCCGCCTGGCGGGGAGCCCGGTGTCGGGTACCCGACGGGCGGATACGGCCCTCCGGGTGGCGGCTACGCCAACAACGAGGACAAGACCTGGACCCTGATCGCCCACTTCGGCGGCCCGCTCGGGGTGTTCGTGGGTGGTGGTCTGCTCGGCTGGGTGGCGCCGCTGATCGCGATGATGACGCGCGGGCAGCAGAGCCCGGTGGTCCGGGCCCACGCGGTGGCCGCCCTGAACTTCCAGATCACCTGGGCCATCGCCGGGTTGCTCAGCTGGGTGCTCACCGCGATCACCTGCGGGCTGCTGTTCTTCGTGCCGTTCCTGGTCTGGATCGTGCCGGTGATCTTCGGCATCATCGCCGGGGTCAAGGCCAACGAGGGCGCCCTCTACCGCTACCCGATGACCTACTCCTTCGTGAAGCGCTGA
- the hrcA gene encoding heat-inducible transcriptional repressor HrcA, which yields MGLDDRKLAVLRAIVEDYVATQEPVGSKSLVERHQLGVSPATVRNDMAVLEEEGYIRQPHTSAGRVPTDRGYRLFVDRLSRIKPLSPAERRAIERFLVGAVDLDDVVYRTVRLLAQLTRQVAVVQYPSLARSTVRHLELVPISTTRLTLVMIADTGRVEQRLVELPAPVPADDVLDLRRLVNEKLVGTRLSDTPPLVQSLIDESAPHLRPAMTTLSTVLLETLVERHEERIALAGTANLARGGLLDFQGSLRPILEALEEEVVLLKLIGEAEPSTLRVRIGDENQIDNLRAASVVSTGYGPGATIVGGMGVLGPTRMDYPGTIATVRAVARYVGELLAQN from the coding sequence ATGGGTCTCGACGACCGGAAACTCGCCGTACTCCGGGCGATCGTCGAGGACTACGTCGCCACCCAGGAGCCGGTCGGCAGCAAGTCACTCGTCGAACGGCACCAACTCGGCGTGTCCCCGGCCACCGTGCGCAACGACATGGCCGTGCTGGAGGAGGAGGGCTACATCCGCCAGCCGCACACCAGCGCCGGGCGGGTGCCCACCGATCGCGGCTACCGCCTCTTCGTCGACCGGCTCAGTCGGATCAAGCCGCTCAGCCCGGCCGAACGCCGGGCGATCGAGCGGTTCCTGGTCGGCGCGGTGGACCTCGACGACGTGGTGTACCGCACCGTACGCCTGCTCGCGCAACTGACCCGCCAGGTCGCCGTGGTGCAGTATCCGAGCCTGGCCCGCTCCACGGTCCGGCACCTGGAACTCGTGCCGATCTCCACCACCCGGCTGACGCTGGTGATGATCGCCGACACCGGTCGGGTGGAACAGCGGCTGGTCGAACTGCCCGCGCCCGTCCCCGCCGACGACGTCCTCGACCTGCGCCGGCTGGTCAACGAGAAGCTGGTCGGTACCCGCCTGTCCGACACACCACCGCTGGTGCAGTCGCTCATCGACGAGTCCGCGCCGCACCTGCGCCCGGCCATGACCACCCTCTCCACCGTCCTGCTGGAGACCCTTGTCGAACGGCACGAGGAGCGGATCGCCCTGGCCGGCACCGCCAACCTGGCCCGTGGCGGCCTGCTCGACTTCCAGGGGTCGCTGCGCCCCATCCTCGAAGCGCTCGAGGAGGAGGTGGTCCTGCTCAAACTCATCGGCGAGGCCGAACCGAGCACGCTACGGGTACGCATCGGCGACGAGAACCAGATCGACAACCTACGGGCGGCATCCGTGGTCAGCACCGGTTACGGCCCGGGCGCGACCATCGTCGGGGGGATGGGCGTGCTGGGACCGACCCGGATGGACTACCCCGGAACAATCGCCACGGTGAGGGCCGTGGCACGCTACGTGGGCGAGCTGCTGGCCCAGAACTGA
- the dnaJ gene encoding molecular chaperone DnaJ, with amino-acid sequence MARDYYGILGVSRGASDDEIKRAYRKLARQFHPDVNPDPEAQEKFKDINAAYEVLSDDRKRQIVDLGGDPLAPGGGGAGGPGGPGGAGPFVGFQDIMDAFFGGATGAGRGPRPRTRPGADAILRLELDLHETAFGVEAPITVDTAVLCTTCTGAGTAAGTHLATCEACGGRGEVQSVQRTFLGQVVSARPCTVCQGYGTTVPHPCPTCAGDGRVRTRRSLTVKIPAGVEDGMRIRLAQQGEVGPGGGTAGDLYVEIHERPHDVFSRKGDDLHCRVTVPMTAAALGTRLTIKALDSEEPVDVKPGTQPGSTLRLRARGVPHLRGTGRGDLYVHLDVRTPTKLDAEQERMLREFAKTRGEEVAELSKQGGFFSRMRDAFNGHA; translated from the coding sequence GTGGCCAGGGACTACTACGGCATTCTCGGCGTGAGCCGAGGGGCCTCCGACGACGAGATCAAGCGCGCCTACCGCAAGCTGGCGCGCCAGTTCCACCCGGACGTGAATCCGGACCCGGAGGCCCAGGAGAAGTTCAAGGACATCAACGCCGCGTACGAGGTGTTGTCCGACGACCGGAAACGGCAGATCGTCGACCTCGGTGGCGATCCGCTCGCACCGGGCGGCGGCGGTGCCGGTGGGCCGGGCGGCCCCGGCGGCGCCGGACCCTTCGTCGGCTTCCAGGACATCATGGACGCCTTCTTCGGCGGGGCCACCGGCGCCGGGCGTGGCCCGCGCCCGCGTACCCGGCCCGGGGCCGACGCGATCCTGCGGCTGGAACTGGACCTGCACGAGACCGCCTTCGGGGTCGAGGCCCCGATCACGGTCGACACCGCGGTGCTCTGCACCACCTGCACCGGGGCCGGCACGGCCGCCGGCACCCACCTGGCCACCTGCGAGGCGTGCGGCGGCCGGGGCGAGGTGCAGTCGGTGCAGCGCACCTTCCTCGGCCAGGTGGTCTCCGCCCGGCCGTGCACGGTCTGCCAGGGTTACGGCACCACCGTCCCGCACCCCTGCCCCACCTGCGCCGGTGACGGCCGGGTCCGGACCCGCCGCTCGCTGACCGTGAAGATCCCGGCCGGCGTGGAGGACGGGATGCGGATCCGTCTCGCGCAGCAGGGCGAGGTCGGCCCGGGCGGCGGCACCGCCGGTGACCTCTACGTGGAGATCCACGAGCGGCCGCACGACGTCTTCTCCCGCAAGGGCGACGACCTGCACTGCCGGGTGACGGTGCCGATGACCGCCGCCGCGCTCGGCACCCGGCTGACCATCAAGGCGCTGGACAGCGAGGAGCCGGTCGACGTCAAGCCGGGCACCCAACCGGGCAGCACGCTGCGGCTACGGGCCCGGGGCGTGCCGCACCTGCGTGGCACCGGCCGGGGCGACCTCTACGTCCACCTCGACGTCCGTACCCCGACGAAGCTCGACGCCGAGCAGGAGCGGATGCTGCGCGAGTTCGCCAAGACCCGGGGCGAGGAGGTCGCCGAGCTCAGCAAGCAGGGCGGCTTCTTCTCCCGGATGCGCGATGCCTTCAACGGCCACGCCTGA